The window TGCTTGCGCGGCGCGCGACAGTGCTGCAGCACGGCTTGCCGTACCTGGTCGCGGAACTCGACGGCCGCGTCGCCGGATACGCCTACGCGACGCCGTATCGGCCGCGCGCCGCCTATCGCCACACCATCGAAGATTCGATCTATATCGACGACGCGTGCCGCGGACGCGGTGTCGGCAGGGCGTTGCTGGCCGCGCTGATCGAGCGCTGCGAGGCGGGACCGTGGCGGCAGATGATCGCGGTCATCGCGGACGGCGGCCGCGGCGGCTCGACATCGCTGCACAGCAGCCTCGGCTTCGAGCCGATCGGCACCTTGAAGGCGGTTGGCTTCAAGCATGGCCGCTGGCTCGACAGCACGCTGATGCAGCGTGCGCTCGGCGCGGGAAGCGAAGCGCCGCCGCGCTAAAATCGGCGCATGCGCAAAACCCCCTCTTCCGCCTCCCGCACGACCGGCGCCGCGGCGAACTCGCCCGGCAACGAATACTCCGTCGACGAGCTCGCGCGCGTCGCCGACAGCACCGTGCGCAACATACGCGCCTACCAGGATCGCGGGCTGCTTGCGCCGCCGGAGAAACGCGGACGTGTCGGCATTTACGACGACACGCACGTGTCGCGCCTCAAGCTCATCCACCACCTGCTCGCGCGCGGCTACTCGCTTGCGAACATTCAGGACTTGATCAAGGCGATCGAAGAAGGACACGACCTGCGCTCGATCCTCGGCCTCGAAAACGCCATCGGCGGACGATGGTCGCAAGAGCGGCCGCAAGCCTATTCGCTCGCCGCGCTCGCGACGATGTTCGGCGGCACAGCGCCGGCCGCGCTAGCCAAAGCCGTTGAGCTGGGTCTTCTCGAGCGCGACGGGTTGAAGTTCGTCGCGAAGAGCCCGTCGTCGCTCGCGGCCGGTGCGGCGATGGCTCGCGAAGGGATACCGGCGCGCGAGATGCTCGACATGATGAGCGACGTTCGCCCGCATTTCGAAGCGGTCGCGAAGGTGCTCGTCGATCTCGTCGTGCGTCGGCTCGATCGATACGATGAAGCGTCACTGCCGCCGCCCGCCGACGTGCCTGCGCTCGTCGAGGCGATCGGACGGATGCGTCCGCTCGCGATGGTGCTCGTCGAAAGCGAAATGAACCGCGCGCTCGAGGAAGCGGCGGGCGGCTATTTGGGCGACCGGGTCGCGACGATCATGAAAAAGCGGCTCGGCCATGTGCCGGATGAAAACCGCAAGACAGGCACGGCATCAGGCCCGCCCCGCAAGCGCGCCACCAAGCGCTGACCGCTTTGGCCGCCGTGCAACGCGGCGCCAATTCGCTAACGCAACGTCATATTCAAATCGCAATTGCTTGGTTTGTTTCGCCGTAAGTGCATGCGACGATTCGCTGACTCGAGCGGCACGCGCGCTGTCGTCACGCGCGGTGCCGCCTTCGTCATCGACCGTCCGCATGGAGTTTCTCTCGTGATCAAACTGGCCGTCCGCTCCCCATTGCGCATCGTCGCTGCTTGGCTCGCTTCTTTGCTATTTGCACTCGCTGCCTTTCCTTCCTTCGCGCAAGGCGACACCGACAAGGTATTGCGAGTCGGCTATCAAAAAGCCGGCCTGCTCGCGGTGCTCAAGGCGCAAGGCGTGCTCGAGCAAAAGCTCAAACCGCTCGGCTATCGCGTCGAATGGTTCGAATTCCCGGCAGGCCCGCAATTGCTCGAAGCGCTAAACGCCAACAGCATCGATTTCGGCTATACCGGCGCACCACCCGCAGTATTCGCGCAAGCGGGCGGTGTGCACTTCGTCTATGTCGGCGCTGAACCGGCCGCCGCGCACAACGAAGCTATCTTCGTCAAAGCCGACTCCCCGCTGCGCACGCCCGCCGACTTGAAAGGCAAGCGCATCGCGCTCCAAAAGGGTTCGAGTTCGCACTACCTGCTGCTCGAAGCGCTCAAGAAAGCCGGCTTGCGATACGAAGACGTGCAGCCGGTCTATCTCGCCCCTGCCGATGCACGCGCGGCATTCGAAAGCGGCAACGTCGACGCGTGGGTGGTCTGGGACCCGTATTACGCCGCAGCGCAAGCGACGCTCAAAGTCCGCACGCTTGCCGATTTCGCCGGCTTTCCCACCAATAACTTTTACGAGTCCACGCGAGATTTTGCGCAGCAGCACCCGGATATCGTAGCCGCCGTGCTGAGCCAATTGCGTGCGACGGGCCAGTGGGTCAACGCGCATCCGGGCGAAACGGCAGCGTTGATCGCGCCGAAGGTCGGGCTCGATCAAGCGATCGTCGAAACGTGGGTCCGGCGCGTACCGTATGGCGCGACGCCCGTCACCGACAATGTGATCGCGCTTCAGCAAAACGTCGCCGATGCGTTTTACGGCGCGCGCTTGATCCCGCAAAAGCTCACCGTCAGAGACAACGTTTGGCAAAACAAGGCTGCGGTCGAGAGCTTGAACAGTGCACGCTAAGCCGCGAAAAGGCGTGCTCGAGGCGCACGCCGTCGCTATCGAAAGCATTGCGCCTTAATCCGGCGCGCGCTCCAGCGGCATCACAGCATCGCCGTCGCTTCGATTTCGATCTTGAAGCCGTAATGCAGCGGACCCGTCGGCACGATCGCGCGCGCCGGCCGCGCTTCGCCCGCCCAACGCGTGTAGATCTGATTGAAACTTGGCCAATGCTCGATATCGGCGATATAGACGCGGACTTGCACCAGTTGCCCAATGCTGCTGCCCACGCCTTCGAGCGCCGCCTTGACGTTCGCCAGCACCTGCTCGGCTTGGGCTTCAAAGGACTCGTCCGTCAGCTTCTGGCCGTTCGCGTCGATCGGCAGTTGCCCCGACACGAATACGAGCCCGTTGGCGATAGCGACGTGACTATAGTGGCCGCCGGGCGTCGAGAGGCCTGCGGGATTTTCGGTGCGCGGCAGATGCGTACTCTGTTCATTACCAGCCATGAAAGCGACTCCATACGGTAGTTTCGCCATCGTCCGATAGCGCGTGATATTCCGGGAACTGCGCACCCGTTGCGCAAGCGTGATTGGGCAGGATGCGCAGCTTGGTTCCGATCGGAAAACGCGCCGCCAAACTCTCGTCTTGCGACCCGTTGGCGAGTTGCGGGTTCGCGGGCGAAAGAATGCCGTGCTCCTGGTTCGCGCCGCTCATCACCCAACCGTTCAACGGCGTGCCATCGAGCGCACACGGTAGACCATAGCCGAAATCGTGCGCCTGTTTCGACGTGCCGCGATCGCGGCTCATCGCCATCCAGCCTGAGTCCAGAATGACCCAGTTCTTTTCGGGTTGATGGCCGATGACCGTGGCGACCACGCTCAACGCGATGTCGTCGATCGAACAGACGCCGACGTTGTGCATCACGAGATCGAAGAACACATAGACGCCTGCCCGCACTTCGGTCACGTCGTCGAGTTTCGCGGCCGACAATGCCGTCGGCGTCGAACCGACGCTGACCGCTTCGCAAGGGATACCCGCGTCGCGCAACCTTTGTGCCGCGCGGACGCAGCCCGCACGCTCCTGCTCGGCAAGTTCACTGAGCGCTTCCGGCGAGTGAAGCTCGTAACTCGACCCCGCGTGTGTCATCACGCCGCTCACTTTGATGCCGCCCTCGTGCAAAATGCGCCCGACTTCGAGCAGCGCATCCTGCTCCGGCGTGATGCCTGAACGATGGCCATCCGTATCGACTTCGATCCACACTTCTAGCGATTCGCGCTGCTCGCTCGCGAACTTTGCAATCTCCACTGCCGCAGGGACGTTGTCGATCACGAGCTTTAGATCGCAGCCCTTCTGTCTTAACGCCATCGCCCTCGGCAACTTCGATGGCGCGATACTGACCGCGTAAAGAATATCGGTCACGCCGGCAGCAAAAAACGCTTCGGCTTCTTTCAGTGTCGAAACAGTGATGCCTTTCGCGCCCGCCGCCAATTGCGCGCGGACCACGTCCAGGCATTTGGTGGTTTTCACATGAGGGCGGAATGTCACGCCGAGCGCGTCCATACGCGCTTGCATGCGCGCAATATTCCGTTCCATCCGCGAGATGTCGACCAGTGCGGCTGGCGTATCGAGTTCGTCGAGTTTCATGATTTCAATCGGCTTAGTTACTGCGGGACATTACTGCGGGACGATGCACCAAAGCGGCTGCACCACGACACCAGCTCGACGAGCGTCGGCGCTTCGATTTCAGGCGGCGGCGCCCCTTCTTTCAATTCAAGCCCGACTCGGTTGTGCCAGTAGGTCCGCAAGCCGACCGCAGCGGTGCCGAACATGTCGTAACTGGAGCCGGCCACGAACACGGCGTCCGCGGCGGTCACACCGAGCTTGTCTAGCGCAAGTCGATACGGACGCGGGTCCGGCTTGTAGACGCCCGCTTCTTCCGCCGTGATCACCCCATCCCATTCGACGGGAAGAATTTCGGCCGCTTGGCGGCCAAGCCGTATCGAGCAGTTGGTCACAACCGCCAGCTTGCAATGCGGGCGAAGCTGCTGCAACGCCTCTACCGCGCCGCTCCACGGCGTCAATTGCAGCCAGTTCGCTTGGAGCGCGAGCGGCGCGGCTTCGGGCAAGCCTACCCGTGCCGCCGCTTGCCTCACCAACTGCTCGTATTCGACATAAGCACCGCAGCCATAGGTCAGACGCAAATACTCCGCGCGCCAAGCCCTGCCCGCTTCCTCCGAACCCGCGGCTCGATTCCACGGCGTCCATGAATCGAGAAGCGCGGTCAGCAGATCGAAGAGCACCGCTTTCGGATAGGCGGACGTCGAAGATGAATCGCTCATGAGCCAGGACACTCCCGGAGTTGTCGTTCGTTCATGGCGTCAAGTATAGAGTTCGAATCTGCGTTGGCGATTCAGTCCAGCTCACTCAATCATTCGAAGAAACTGAATGCTCGTCGACGGGTTCGACAATCGGCCGCTCAGGTTCGCCACGGCGGCTTCGGCTTGAACCGGTCCTGCAAATACCGCATGAATTGCTTGGTGCGAGCGGGCAAGCTCACGCGATGGTGAGTGAGCGCGATCACATCGGCATCCGATGTCTTCCATGCGGGCAGCAGCCGCACGAGATTTCCCTTCGCGATATCGTCAGCGACGTCCCATTCGGAACGGAGAATCACGCCGCGCCCTTCGCAGGCCCAGCGGCGAATCACTTCGCCATCGTTGCAGATCAGCTTCGACGGAACCCTGACGCTGCGCGCCGCGCGGCCTTTGCGAAACTGCCAGAGCGACACATCTTCATTGTTTTCGCGCAGCACGATGCACGGGAGCTTGGCCAAATCGTCGGGGCTCTGCGGGTTCGGGAAGCGTTTCAGCAACGACGGCGCCGCGCAAACGAAGCGCGAGTTCGGCGCAATCGCATAACCGACCAGATTCGACGCCGGCAACTCGCCGATGTGCACGACGATGTCGTACCGGTCGGCCGCTTCGGTCAGCGGCTGGTCGGACAGCGTCAGCACGATGTCGACGCCGGGATTGTCCTGTTGAAAGTCGGCAACGACGGGAGCGACGTAGCGCCGCCCGAACCCTAGCGGCGCGGCGATACTCAAGGTGCCGACGAGCCCCGAACGGCGAGCCTGCACCTCCTCGAACAGCATGTCGAACTGCTGGACGAGTTCCGCGCCGCGCCGGCACAGCAACGTTCCCTCTTCCGTGAACCGCAGGCCGCGGGCCGTGCGGTCGACCAGCCGCGTATCGAGCTTCTTCTCGATCTGTTGAAGGCGCTGCGTGACCGCGGACGGCGATAGCCCGAGCTTTCTCGCTGCCGCAACGAGGCTGCCGGAATCTCGTATTGCCAGCAGGAAACGGATGTCGGTGGAGTCGTTCATGTCGCGGTCTTTCTCGTCGATTTGTCGAATTGTCGATCCAAGGGCGGATCGCTCTATTATCGCGAGACAACGGCGAATCGGGGTTAAGGCGTCGCGCTCGGTCTTTCGTACCCGCAGAAGACCGAGCGCGGTCATCACGCGTCGTCAGCGCGCCCCGACCTTCTTCTGGCGCCACAGGCACAGCAGGTCGCAAGCGATATGCGCGGCGGCGAGCGCCGTCACTTCGCTTTGGTCATAAGCAGGCGACACCTCCACGACATCGGCACCGATCAGGTTCACCGCCCCCAAGCCGCGCACGATCGCGAGCGCCTGGGCGGAGCTCAACCCGCCGGGCACCGGCGTGCCCGTTCCCGGCGCAAACGCCGGATCGAGGCAATCGATATCAAACGTCAAGTACGTCGGAGCGCTCCCGACAATCGACGTAATCCGCTCGAGCGCAGCACGTGTGCCGTGCTCGGGCACCCAGGCAGCGTCGAGGATGTTGATGCCGAGAAAGTCCTCGTTCCAGGTGCGAATGCCCACTTGCACCGACGTCTTCGGATCGATCAGCCCTTCCTTCACAGCCTTGTAAAACATCGTGCCGTGATTGAGCGAATCGGGGCTGTCGTCGGCCCACGTATCGCAGTGCGCGTCGAAGTGAATCAGCGAGAGCGGCCTGCCGTACTTCTCCGCATGCGCGACGAGCAGCGGATACGTGATGTAGTGATCGCCGCCGAAGGTCAGCATCTTCGCGTTCGAGCGCAGGATGGTGCGCGCATGCTCGATGATCGCGGGCTTGATCGAGAGCGGGTTGTGCGCGTCGAACCAGCAATCGCCGTAATCCGTCACGGCGAGATCGTCGAACGGGTTGAAGCCCCACGGGTAAGGATCCAGTTCGGCAAGCTGCACGCTCGCCGCGCGCACCGCCGACGGCCCTAGCCGCGCGCCCGAGCGAAACGTCGTGGCGAGATCGAGCGGCACACCGGACACGACGACATCGACGCCGTCGAGTTCGCGCGTGTATTTGCGTCGCATGAACGACAGCACGCCCGCGTAAGTGTTTTCGATGGAAGACCCGTAGAGGGACGGACGGCGAATGGCGCCATCGCCATAGAGGAGTTCAGTCATGAGAGACCTGATGGAACGTGCCGAATCAGGCGCGCGAGGGTTCCTGGTTGAGCGCGCCAGTTCGGCGTCGGATTCATTGGGAACGCGACGGCGCGCGCAATGGCGCCGTCGCGCTGGCTTGCGAATCCTTTAGCGCAGCCGCACGAGCGTGGACTTCAGCTCGGTGTACTTCTCCAGTGCGTGCAACGACTTGTCGCGGCCGTTGCCCGATTGCTTATAGCCGCCGAACGGGAAGTTCATGTCGCCCCCTTCGTCGTAGCAGTTGACCCATACCGTGCCCGCCCGCAAGCTGCGCGCGATTTCGTGCGCGTGGGTCAGGTTCGCGGTCCAAACCGCGGCGCCGAGGCCATATTCGCTGTCGTTCGCGATCTTCACCGCTTCTTCGATGCTGTCGAACGTGATGACCGACAACACAGGCCCGAAGATTTCCTCGCGGGCGATCTTCGCATCCGGCGTCGCGACATCGAAAATCGTCGGCTCGATATAGAAGCCGCCGCTTTCCGGCTTCACACGCGAGCCGCCCAGCAAGAGCTTCGCTTCTGCGCGTCCCGCTTCGATATAGCCGAGCACGCGCTCGAGCTGGATCTTGTCGACGATCGCACCCATCGTGGTCTGCGGATCGAGCGGGTTGCCCGGAGTATAGCTGCGCGCGGCGGCGATGACTTTATCGAGGAACGCATCCTTGATCTCACGATGCACGAGCAGTCGCGAACCGGCCGTACACATTTCGCCCATGTTGTAAAAGATCGCGCCCGCAGCGGCATTGGCCGCGCGATCGAGATCCGGGCAATCGGGCAGCACGATGTTCGGCGACTTGCCGCCGAGTTCGAGCCACACGCGCTTCAGGTTCGACTGTCCCGCGTATTGCATGATCAGCTTGCCGACATTCGTCGAGCCCGTGAACGCGAGGCAATCGACGTCCTGATGCAAGGCGAGCAGCTTGCCCGGCTCGCCGCCGCCCGGCAGCACGTTGAACACGCCTGCCGGAATACCGGCCTCGTGCGCGAGTTGCGCGACGCGGATCGCGGTCAACGGCGACTTCTCCGACGGCTTGAGCACCACGCTGTTGCCCGCCGCGAGCGCCGGGCCGAATTTCCACGAGGCCATCAGGATCGGAAAATTCCACGGCACGACAGCCGCGACCACGCCGATCGGCTCACGCGTGACGAGCCCCACCAGATGATGATCGCTCGGCACCACTTCGCCGCCGACTTTATCGATCGCTTCGGCAAACCACTCGACGCAATACGCGGCGCCGGGTACGTCGACGCTCGTCGTGTCGCCGATCGGCTTACCGGCGTCGAGCGTTTCGAGCAGCGAGAGTTCGTCGAGATGCTCGCGCATGAGTGCGGCCCAGCGCAGCAGGATCTTCTTGCGCGCGCGCGGATTGCGCCCTGCCCATACGCGCGCTTCGAAGGCGCGCCGCGCAGCGGCGACGGCGCGATCCACATCCTCCGCGCCGCTGTCTGCGACCTTCGCGAGCACCTTGCCGTCAATCGGGCTCACGCAATCGAACGTGCGGCCGGATGCAGCAGCGCAGTATTCGCCGTCGATAAACGCCCGCCCTTCGATCGAAAGCTTGGCGGCCAAGTCATTCCAATAACTCAGGTTCTTCTTTTCCATCAGGATGCCTCACTGTTATGCGTTCGATGCGCGGTGCGCCGTGAATCGTGATGGCTGCACCGGCTGGAACGCGATGCGCGTCGTGCGCCGGTACTGTGTCGAGATTGGGTTCGCTTGCGCTTGCGCTTACGCTTGAGCGCAGCCTTCAGAACGTCGCCGGCGAATTCGCCGACACGATCTCGCAGACTTGCTCCGCGCTCGAATTGCGAAAGCGATGCGGCAAGCGGCTTTCGAAGTAATAGCTGTCGCCGGGGTCGAGCAGCCACGTCGTGCCGTCGACAGTCAACTCGATCTGGCCGCTGACGACGACACCGCCCTCGTGTCCTTCATGCTGCAGCATCTCGGGGCCCGTATCCGAGAGCGGTTGATAGACCTCCCGCATGATGCACATGTTGCGGTCTTTCACGCCGGCCCCGGCCAGGTAGAACTCGATCGACTCGTTGCCGAGATTCGGCATGTCGGCGCGGCGCGAAATGACCGCGTGGTTCTCCTCGATATCGAACGTGAAGAACTCCGCGAGACTCATCGGTATGCATTCGAGCAATTTCTTGAGCGAGCCCACCGAAGGGCTCACGCGATTTTGCTCGATGAGCGAGATCGTTCCATTCGTCACACCAGCGCGCTTGGCCAATTCGCGCTGCGACAAGCCATGCTTCTTACGAATGTACTGAAGACGGGTAGCCACTTCGATGGACACGATGCGCTCTCGAATCGGGGTTGGTTTGGCGTGGATAGCGATCACGGTGTTGAATATTCTAATCACTTTGACGCGCGCGCCGCTCGGGGAAACCCTGAAAAATCTAAGAAATCGCGGCCCCGTCCCCCAATATTCCGCTTGCCCGTGTGTCTTGCACATGCTCAGGGTAACCCCCGAGCAAAATTTTCATAAAAGGAATTGACGCCGTTTTTGGCTCGTATATCCTGGTTCACAGGTCGTCGTCACACCTTTGTCACGCAATGCAGCATAAATGGCTCATAAAGGTGCAAACGATAAACCGATGCCCCGTTTTTTTAAACGCCCACGCGTTTTCTCGAACGAGGCGTTCAATACTTTCAACGCAGCCAGTCGAGTGTAATCGTGAGAGTCCGAGGCCCTTTGGTTAGGTGGGATCGAAGTCAGATGCGGGGTTGCCCCCGTGCTGACGGCGCCATCGCCGACGGCAGCAGCGGCAGCCTTGCGTTTCGCCGTTTCCTGTCCGTCTTCACGATCCTCTCCCGTCGCTCCGTCCGACGCCATAATTCAGTCGCAGCACGCGCCTTCATTGCGGTGCACTGCGACGAGGTCGCTTCCCTGCTCCCGTAGCGCCTCTTTCCTTCTTCGCGGTTCGATTGATCGGATTGCGTGAACGTGCGTTGATTCGCACGTATTGCGCTCGTTTTCGCTCGTCCGTCGCTTGGCCTTGGTTTTCGCCTTGGCCTTGCGCCGATCGAGCGATGGGAATCGTTGCGCCCCGCATCCGGGAAATCGAATCGCTCCAGCCATTTCGCTTGGGTCAGGCGTGCGCTATCGCGCAACGTCAGGCGGACTCTGCTCGTCCGCAGAAAACCGCGCCGCGCCGCTGCCCAATGCGAACGTTTTCGATGCCGCTTGCCGCGGCCACTGAATCACACTGTTAGTCATGCGAAAGAAACCGCTAGTAGGCGTTACCGCCGACAGAACGATGATGGGAGCGCATCCGTCCCATGCGACCGGCGAGAAGTACATCGCCGCGATCGTCGACGGCTCGGAGGCGTTGGCGCTGCTGCTGCCCGCTCTTGGTGCGAAGCAGGCAACCGAGGACGTCCTGGCTGCGGTCGACGGGCTGCTTTTCACCGGCGCCTATTCGAACGTCGAGCCGCATCACTACGGCGGCGAGACGAGCGTGCCGGGCACGCTGCACGACCCGGCGCGCGACGCGACGACATTGCCGCTGATGCGCGCGGCGATCGATGCGGGCGTCCCCGTCCTCGCGATTTGCCGTGGCTTTCAGGAGATGAATGTGGTCTTCGGCGGGACGCTGCATCAAAGCGTTCACGCGGTGGAAGGCTTCAACGACCACCGCGAGAACAAAGACGACGCCCTTGACGTGCAATACGGGCCCTCGCATTCGATCCGCCTGAGCCAAGGCGGATTGCTCAGCCGCCTCGCTGGCGGCGCGCTCGAGGCGCGCGTGAATTCACTGCACGGACAAGGCGTCGAGCGGCT is drawn from Trinickia violacea and contains these coding sequences:
- a CDS encoding GNAT family N-acetyltransferase, whose product is MSSTHASAPANAVGAPIIRDATEADIPAIQAIYSHHVLTGVASFEETPPSVDDMLARRATVLQHGLPYLVAELDGRVAGYAYATPYRPRAAYRHTIEDSIYIDDACRGRGVGRALLAALIERCEAGPWRQMIAVIADGGRGGSTSLHSSLGFEPIGTLKAVGFKHGRWLDSTLMQRALGAGSEAPPR
- a CDS encoding MerR family transcriptional regulator, whose protein sequence is MRKTPSSASRTTGAAANSPGNEYSVDELARVADSTVRNIRAYQDRGLLAPPEKRGRVGIYDDTHVSRLKLIHHLLARGYSLANIQDLIKAIEEGHDLRSILGLENAIGGRWSQERPQAYSLAALATMFGGTAPAALAKAVELGLLERDGLKFVAKSPSSLAAGAAMAREGIPAREMLDMMSDVRPHFEAVAKVLVDLVVRRLDRYDEASLPPPADVPALVEAIGRMRPLAMVLVESEMNRALEEAAGGYLGDRVATIMKKRLGHVPDENRKTGTASGPPRKRATKR
- a CDS encoding sulfonate ABC transporter substrate-binding protein; translated protein: MRRFADSSGTRAVVTRGAAFVIDRPHGVSLVIKLAVRSPLRIVAAWLASLLFALAAFPSFAQGDTDKVLRVGYQKAGLLAVLKAQGVLEQKLKPLGYRVEWFEFPAGPQLLEALNANSIDFGYTGAPPAVFAQAGGVHFVYVGAEPAAAHNEAIFVKADSPLRTPADLKGKRIALQKGSSSHYLLLEALKKAGLRYEDVQPVYLAPADARAAFESGNVDAWVVWDPYYAAAQATLKVRTLADFAGFPTNNFYESTRDFAQQHPDIVAAVLSQLRATGQWVNAHPGETAALIAPKVGLDQAIVETWVRRVPYGATPVTDNVIALQQNVADAFYGARLIPQKLTVRDNVWQNKAAVESLNSAR
- a CDS encoding RidA family protein, which codes for MAGNEQSTHLPRTENPAGLSTPGGHYSHVAIANGLVFVSGQLPIDANGQKLTDESFEAQAEQVLANVKAALEGVGSSIGQLVQVRVYIADIEHWPSFNQIYTRWAGEARPARAIVPTGPLHYGFKIEIEATAML
- a CDS encoding DSD1 family PLP-dependent enzyme, with protein sequence MKLDELDTPAALVDISRMERNIARMQARMDALGVTFRPHVKTTKCLDVVRAQLAAGAKGITVSTLKEAEAFFAAGVTDILYAVSIAPSKLPRAMALRQKGCDLKLVIDNVPAAVEIAKFASEQRESLEVWIEVDTDGHRSGITPEQDALLEVGRILHEGGIKVSGVMTHAGSSYELHSPEALSELAEQERAGCVRAAQRLRDAGIPCEAVSVGSTPTALSAAKLDDVTEVRAGVYVFFDLVMHNVGVCSIDDIALSVVATVIGHQPEKNWVILDSGWMAMSRDRGTSKQAHDFGYGLPCALDGTPLNGWVMSGANQEHGILSPANPQLANGSQDESLAARFPIGTKLRILPNHACATGAQFPEYHALSDDGETTVWSRFHGW
- a CDS encoding HAD-IA family hydrolase: MSDSSSTSAYPKAVLFDLLTALLDSWTPWNRAAGSEEAGRAWRAEYLRLTYGCGAYVEYEQLVRQAAARVGLPEAAPLALQANWLQLTPWSGAVEALQQLRPHCKLAVVTNCSIRLGRQAAEILPVEWDGVITAEEAGVYKPDPRPYRLALDKLGVTAADAVFVAGSSYDMFGTAAVGLRTYWHNRVGLELKEGAPPPEIEAPTLVELVSWCSRFGASSRSNVPQ
- a CDS encoding LysR family transcriptional regulator, coding for MNDSTDIRFLLAIRDSGSLVAAARKLGLSPSAVTQRLQQIEKKLDTRLVDRTARGLRFTEEGTLLCRRGAELVQQFDMLFEEVQARRSGLVGTLSIAAPLGFGRRYVAPVVADFQQDNPGVDIVLTLSDQPLTEAADRYDIVVHIGELPASNLVGYAIAPNSRFVCAAPSLLKRFPNPQSPDDLAKLPCIVLRENNEDVSLWQFRKGRAARSVRVPSKLICNDGEVIRRWACEGRGVILRSEWDVADDIAKGNLVRLLPAWKTSDADVIALTHHRVSLPARTKQFMRYLQDRFKPKPPWRT
- the speB gene encoding agmatinase — protein: MTELLYGDGAIRRPSLYGSSIENTYAGVLSFMRRKYTRELDGVDVVVSGVPLDLATTFRSGARLGPSAVRAASVQLAELDPYPWGFNPFDDLAVTDYGDCWFDAHNPLSIKPAIIEHARTILRSNAKMLTFGGDHYITYPLLVAHAEKYGRPLSLIHFDAHCDTWADDSPDSLNHGTMFYKAVKEGLIDPKTSVQVGIRTWNEDFLGINILDAAWVPEHGTRAALERITSIVGSAPTYLTFDIDCLDPAFAPGTGTPVPGGLSSAQALAIVRGLGAVNLIGADVVEVSPAYDQSEVTALAAAHIACDLLCLWRQKKVGAR
- a CDS encoding aldehyde dehydrogenase, translating into MEKKNLSYWNDLAAKLSIEGRAFIDGEYCAAASGRTFDCVSPIDGKVLAKVADSGAEDVDRAVAAARRAFEARVWAGRNPRARKKILLRWAALMREHLDELSLLETLDAGKPIGDTTSVDVPGAAYCVEWFAEAIDKVGGEVVPSDHHLVGLVTREPIGVVAAVVPWNFPILMASWKFGPALAAGNSVVLKPSEKSPLTAIRVAQLAHEAGIPAGVFNVLPGGGEPGKLLALHQDVDCLAFTGSTNVGKLIMQYAGQSNLKRVWLELGGKSPNIVLPDCPDLDRAANAAAGAIFYNMGEMCTAGSRLLVHREIKDAFLDKVIAAARSYTPGNPLDPQTTMGAIVDKIQLERVLGYIEAGRAEAKLLLGGSRVKPESGGFYIEPTIFDVATPDAKIAREEIFGPVLSVITFDSIEEAVKIANDSEYGLGAAVWTANLTHAHEIARSLRAGTVWVNCYDEGGDMNFPFGGYKQSGNGRDKSLHALEKYTELKSTLVRLR
- a CDS encoding cupin domain-containing protein — its product is MSIEVATRLQYIRKKHGLSQRELAKRAGVTNGTISLIEQNRVSPSVGSLKKLLECIPMSLAEFFTFDIEENHAVISRRADMPNLGNESIEFYLAGAGVKDRNMCIMREVYQPLSDTGPEMLQHEGHEGGVVVSGQIELTVDGTTWLLDPGDSYYFESRLPHRFRNSSAEQVCEIVSANSPATF
- a CDS encoding gamma-glutamyl-gamma-aminobutyrate hydrolase family protein, producing the protein MRKKPLVGVTADRTMMGAHPSHATGEKYIAAIVDGSEALALLLPALGAKQATEDVLAAVDGLLFTGAYSNVEPHHYGGETSVPGTLHDPARDATTLPLMRAAIDAGVPVLAICRGFQEMNVVFGGTLHQSVHAVEGFNDHRENKDDALDVQYGPSHSIRLSQGGLLSRLAGGALEARVNSLHGQGVERLGDGLVVEAVAPDGLIEAISVKDAPAFALGLQWHPEWKQADDPLSNAIFRAFGAACRDRMRTRAGLDAALAAAARR